The Enterobacter asburiae genomic sequence AACCTCGACGAAGAGTATGGCAATTTGCAGCGTTATCAGCAGTATTACCTGGCCAACGCCCAGGTTTTACAAACTGCCAGTACGCTCTTCGATGCAATTATCAACATTCGTTAAGGTTGAGGTGAACAATGCGTATTAGCACCCAGATGATGTACGAGCAGAACATGCGTGGGATCACCGATTCCCAGAGCAGATGGCTGAGCTACGGTGAGCAGATGTCCACCGGCAAGCGCGTCAATCGTCCTTCGGACGATCCTATCGCCGCATCGCAGGCCATCGTTCTGTCACAGTCTCAGTCGCAAAATAGCCAGTTCGCGCTCGCGCGTACCTTTGCAACGCAGAAGGTTTCGCTGGAAGATAACGTGTTATCTCAGGTGAATACCGCGATCTCGAGCGTTCGCGAGAAGCTCGTTTATGCGTCGAACGGCACATTAAGCGATGACGACCGTCTTTCTCTGGCGACCGATATTCAGGGGATCCGCGATCAGCTGATGAACCTGGCCAACACGACGGATGGTAATGGTCGATTTATCTTTGCGGGATACAAAACCGAGAGCGCACCGTTTGATGCCGCGACCGGAGATTACAACGGCGGCGCTGAGGCCATCACGCAGCAGGTTGATACGGCGCGAAATATGACCATTAGCCATACCGGACAGCAAATTTTCGAAAGCATTACCAGTAATGCGGAACAGCTGCCGGGCGGTGGATATGGCCAGACCAACATGTTCAAAATCCTGGACTCTGCTATTGCCTCGCTGAAGACACCGATTGAGAACGATCCGGCTGCTGCAACGGCGCAAAGCCAGGTGATTGCCAATGCGCAAATCGGCATCAAAAACTCCCAGAACAATATCCTCACGGTCGTTGCAGATGTGGGAACCAAGATGAACGAGCTGGAAAAATTCGATACGCTGGGCGATGACCGCGCGCTGGGTCAGACCAAGCAGATGAGTGACCTGGTTGATGTTGACTGGAACGAAGCGATTTCCTCTTACACCATGCAGCAGGCGGCCTTGCAGGCGTCTTATAAAGCGTTTAGCGATATGCAGGGCATGTCTCTGTTCCAGCTGAACAAATAACATCTTGACCTCTTGGAACATGTCTTGAAACTGGGCATGTTTTACTGCCCAATCCGTCTGGATTGGGCATTTTTTTTATGCAATTTCCGCCGGTGCGGAGGCGACTCGTGCGCTTTCTATCAGACGGATTGCCAGCGCAATGACGCCACAGACTGTCGCCAGCGCGACCACGCCCGTCCAGCCGGCCAGCGAGTAGATATTGCTGCCTAACGCGGAACCCAGCGCCATCCCGATAAAGACCACCGTAAAGAGCAGGGCGTTGAGACGACCCCGCGCCTGCGGTTCAAGGCTGTAAACCAGGTTCTGGTGAGCGACCAGGCTGGACTGCAGGCCCAGGTCGAACCCGACGGCGGAGATGGCGATCAGAATCAGCTGTCCATGAACGCCCAACGCGGGCATCAGGAACATCAGGGCGAATGAGACGGTCACAAGAACGGCACCAAGCTGCGTGACTTTTCCTGCGCCCAGTTTGTCTGCCAGACCCCCTGCCAGCGGGGCAGCTAACGCACCGGCGGCACCTGCAATACCAAAACCACCCGCTACGGCACTCCCGAGGTGATAGCGTTCCAGCAGCATGACCGCAAGCGTAGACCAGAAGGCGCTAAAGGCAACTGACAGAAAACCCTGAGCCAGCGCCGCACGGCGCAGCGCCGGATAGCGACGCCAGAGATGTTCCATTGAGCGCATCAGCGCGGGGTAGCTCAGCGTGGAGTGAATGGCAAAACGGGGAAGCACAAACCACATCATTACCCCGATGAACGCAATGCTCGCCGCCGCCAGCTGGTACATGACGCGCCAGCCAAACGCTTCGCCCACCACGCCGCTTACTGTTCTTGATAATAAGATACCCATCAGCAGCCCGGTCATTACCGTGCCCACGGTTTTCCCCTGTTTACCTTCCGGCGCAAGGATGGCCGCGGCAGGGACGATATCCTGTGCCATGGTGGCGGCCATGCCGATGAGCAGGCTTGCCAGCAGCAGAGAATGGATCTGCCCGGTCAGGCTACAGCCGAGAAGAAACAGCGCCAGCGCCGCACTCTTTATCAGGATTAACGTCCTGCGGTCGTGGCGATCGCCGAGCGGTAGGAGGAACAGGATCCCCAGGGCATATCCCGCCTGGGTGAGCGTCGGGACCAGGCCCATTCCTTCGATACTCAGGTGAAGGTCTGCGCCCATCAGCGGCAGCAGAGGCTGGGCATAATAGATAGATGCCACGCTGAAACCTGCACCGATCGCCAGCATTAAGATTACCCAGCGGCTCACCGCATGGGCGGCGGTTGTTGTGTTCATAAGATGTTCCTCATTCGTCGTGTGAGGCTATTTTTTATCAGTACGCCTTGCGACGGTAGCGGGCCCGGTGGTAAAACGCTTATACGTTGAACGTATAAATGAAAATGCGATGAAAAGAGCTGAGCGTATAGACAGGGTGGAGTTAATGCGGACGTTTGTTCGTATTGTGGAGGCCGGTTCCCTCTCAGCGGCGGCACGGCAGCTGGCCACTACCCAGGCCACGGTAAGCAGACGGTTACAGTCGCTTGAGACCATGCTGGGCGTGCGCCTGATATTGCGCACCACCCACACGACGCGGCTGACGGATGACGGCGAGCGCTGCTATCAGCACGCCCGTCGGGTGATTGACAGCTGGCTGGCGCTGGAAGATGAGGTGGGGCAGACGGAAGATGAGCCTGTAGGCGTGCTGCGGGTGCGCGCTCCGCACGCGTTTGGTCAGGACCAGCTTCTGAAACCCGTAACCGAGTTTTTGCAACGTTATCCGCAGCTTTCCATTGAGTGGATGCTTAACGATCGGTCGGCGGACTTCCTCGGCGATAACCTTGACTGTGCGATTCGGGTGGGCGTGGAAGTCGATCCTGCGACCGTGTCCGTGCTGCTGGCCGAAGTGCCGCGCTCGGTAGTGGCTTCACCGGCACTGCTGGCCCGTTTTCCGACGGTCAACACGCCGGAGGATTTGCAGCAGTTTCCCTGGATAGCGATTAGCTCATTCTACCAGCGCCACGTGGAGCTTTTTCACGATGCATCACCTGCCACCGCGCGGATTGCTATTACGCCACGGCTGAGCACCGACAGCCTGTATGTCGCACGCAATACGGCGCTCACCGGCCTTGGGGTGGCGGTGGTATCCAGCTGGACGGTACAGGATGATATTCGGGAAGGGCGGCTGGTGCATTTGCTACCAGACTGGCAGCCATCGGCGTTACCGGTGCATCTGGTTTACCCCTGGTCCCGCTATTATCCGGCACGCTTGCGGCGTTTTCTGGAGTTGATGCGGCAGGTCATGCCCGAGGTCACCGGGATGAGAAAGCCCGTGCAGCAGCCATAAAAAAAGCCGACCCTAAGGTCGGCTTTTTACTTTCAGCGTCGTTATTCGACAGACTGCGGACGCGTTGCCGGTGCAGTCGCCTGATGCGTTGCACTGTGGCCGCCTGCAGCGCCTTTACCGTCGAAACTGAACGCCGGGCGTACCCAGTCGCTGTGGCGCGGGGCTTCTGGCACGTAATCCGGCGCCGGGGCGCGCGTCATTGGTGCTGTCGCCACGTGGGCTGCGGCTGGTGCAGAAACAACCGGCTCAGGTTTCACCTCAGGCGCTTTCGCTTCTTCGACAACCGGTTCAACCTGAATCTCAACGTCCTGAACGACTTCTTCAGCGGTGGTTTCAACCAGGGTTTCAGCGGTGTCTTCCACTGCGGCTACAGGTTCAGCCTCTTCAGCGACTTCCTCAGCCACCACGGCATCTTCTTCGGCGATAAGCTGCGGTGCGGCATCAACCGGCGCGGCAATCACTTCTGGATGGGTGGTTTCAACTTCCACTGCGTGAGGCGCTTCAGCTTCAACAACCTGAGGTTCAACCACGGTTGCCGCTTCAGTCGCGACAGCTTCTACCGCGGCTGCGGGTGCAATCACCTCTTCGGTTACAGGCTGTTCTTCAACAACCTGCTCCGGGCGAGCAACCGGGTAGCGGATCCAGACTTTGCCGGAGGCCATTTCTGGTGAAGCACAGGCAATGGTCAGCGGCATTGGCGACTGGGTTGGGTAACGCTCGTCACGATAGCGACGACGGCGCTGGCCGCTGACGCGCAGATGACGTGGAGAACGACGTGAACGACGCGGCATACCGGCGTTATCACGGTTTTCACCGTTATCATCCTGCTCAACGTTGTTTTCAACGACCGCTGGCAGATCAACTTTCGCCAGCTGTGTACCGGTTGCGATCTCGCTGGTTTCAACCGCGATAGCGCCTGACTCTTCGGTTGCTTCAGAGGCGAAGCGAACTTTCTGAGAAAGCTGGCGCTGCTTACGACGCGGCATTACCTGAGTGCGTTCTTCCTGCTCGCCGTCCTGCTGTTCAACAGGCTCTTCGCGGTTCAGGTTTTTGACTTCCTGCTGTGCCTGACGCTTCTCGTCGTTACGGCGACGGCTGCGTTCACGGCGCGGCTGCTGGTCGTCACGCTGTTTGCTCTTCTCAGACTCATCGCCCGCCTGCTGGCGAATTTCACGATCTTCAACGTTCGGCTGTTGTTTCTCGCGACGGTTGCGGCGGTTGTCTTCGCGTTGCTCACGGCCTTCGTTATTCTCAGAGCGGTTGTCACGGTTGTCACGACGCTCGCTGCGGTCATTACGGTCATTACGGTCATTACGGTCATTACGGTCGCTGCGGTCGTTACGATCGCGGCGGTTGTTTTGACGCTTGCGACGGTCCTGTTGACGCTCTGGCTTGGCCGCTTTTGGCTCTTCTTTCGGCTGTTCTGGCTGAACTTCTTCTTCAGCAAACATCTTCTTCAGCGCGCCAAAGAAGCGGCTCAGCAGACCCGGCTGTGCCGGCTGGGCTTTCGCAGCAGCTGCTTCTGGTTTCTGCGCTTCAGGTTTGGCAGCAGGTTTTTCCAGAGCTGCTTCCGGTGGTGCTTCTGGCATGATGAAGGTCGCTAACGCAGGCTGCTCTGGCAGTTTGCGCTCGGCAGGCTCTTCATCGGATGGCAGAGCCATCTCTTCTTCATGCAGCTTCGGCAGCAGGTAGCTGAGAGTGGTCGTCTCTTCGCCCTTACGCACGCGCAGCACGTGATAGTGTGGGGTCTGCATCTGATCGTTTGGCACGATGATGCAGCGAACGCCACCCTGACGCGCTTCAATCGCACTTACCGCTGCACGTTTTTCGTTGAGCAGGTAAGAGGCAACGGGCACCGGCACAATGGCGTGAACCTCTTTGGTGTTCTCTTTCAGCGCTTCTTCTTCAATCAGACGCAGAATGGAGAGGGACAGAGATTCGTTATCACGCACGGTACCGGTGCCGGAGCAGCGCGGACAAACGTGATGGCTGGACTCGCCGAGAGACGGGCTCAGACGCTGACGGGACATCTCCAGCAGGCCAAAGCGTGAGATATGGCTAATCTGGATACGCGCCCTGTCCTGACGCACCGCTTCGCGCAGACGGTTTTCAACCGCACGCTGGTGGCGAACAGGAGTCATGTCGATGAAGTCGATAACAATCAGACCACCCAGGTCGCGCAGGCGGAGCTGGCGGGCGATTTCATCAGCGGCTTCGAGGTTAGTGTTGTAGGCGGTCTCTTCGATATCACCGCCGCGCGTTGCACGTGCGGAGTTGATGTCGATAGCGGTCAGCGCTTCAGTGGTATCGATAACGATAGAACCGCCGGATGGCAGACGCACTTCACGCTGGAAGGCGGACTCAATCTGGGATTCGATCTGATAGTGGCTGAACAGCGGGATTTCACCGGTGTACAGTTTAATTTTGCTGGTGAAATCCGGACGACCCAGCGCGGCGATGTGCTGGCGCGCCAGCTCAAGCACTTTCGGGTTATCGATCAGAATCTCACCGATGTCCTGACGCAGGTAATCACGGAAGGCACGCACGATGACGTTGCTTTCCTGGTGGATCAGGAACGGAGCAGGGCGGCTTTCAGCTGCTTTCTGAATGGCTTCCCAGTGCTTCAGACGGAAGCTCAGGTCCCACTGCAGCGCTTCGGCTGATTTGCCAACGCCTGCGGTACGCACGATAAGCCCCATGCCGTCAGGCAGTTCGAGGCTTGCCAGCGCTTCTTTCAGCTCGGTACGGTCATCACCTTCGATACGGCGAGAGATGCCACCCGCACGAGGGTTGTTAGGCATCAGAACCAGATAGCTCCCTGCCAGGCTGATAAAGGTGGTCAGTGCGGCACCTTTGTTGCCACGCTCTTCTTTATCAATCTGAACGATAACTTCCTGACCTTCACGCAGAACATCTTTGATGTTTGGGCGGCCATGGGCGTTGTAGTTTGCGGGGAAATATTCGCGGGCGATTTCTTTCAGAGGGAGGAAACCATGACGCTCAGCACCGTAATCGACAAATGCAGCTTCAAGGCTTGGTTCAATGCGGGTGATTTTACCTTTGTAAATGTTCGCTTTTTTCTGTTCGTGTCCAGGACTTTCGATATCCAGATCGTACAGGCGCTGCCCATCCACAAGGGCGACACGCAACTCTTCTTGCTGAGTTGCGTTGATTAACATTCTTTTCATCGTAACTTACTCGTTATTCTTACATTGACGACAAAGCTGCGGGCAAGGTGACGCTTTCCGGGGTATGAACCGATGGCCTCGTGTCTGTTCACGTCGCCAACCTCACGGTTGTCGCTCGCTTAAGAGGCGCAGAGTGTCGGTTGCCTGTGTTTCATACGGAAACACAGCGCAATTATCAGGGGAATTGCCTGGGTAGAACTCTCCAGAGAACAATCCTTATACCGGGAAGTACTGCAACCCGCAGCCCGCTAACTGCCTGAAAGATCAATACGTCTTACGCCATTGCTGCGTGGATGATCGGTCAGACAAAATTGGTCATTCCGTCAACATCCTTACTTAACCAGGATTTAACACGGAAAACAGCCTCATTATTCCACTGCTCGCCGGGTTATAGCAAGATGACTTTTACCAATTATCACCCGGTTACTCACAGTTTCTTCACTTCAGAATGGCAATTGGTTTAATAACCACCAAATCGGTTGCGCGAAACCGGGAGCTGGCCGGATAAAAGTAAATATAAGCATAGAAAAATGAGTGGCGCTAATGGCTGACGATATTTAGAATCGCCAACCATGAAAACAGAGACTCCAGCCGTAAAAATGGTTGCCATCGCCGAAGATGACGCGGGGCAACGTATCGATAACTTTTTGCGCACCCAGTTGAAAGGTGTGCCAAAGAGCATGATTTACCGCATCCTGCGTAAGGGCGAGGTGCGGGTTAACAAAAAACGCGTGAAGCCCGAGTACAAACTCGAGGCGGGCGATGAAGTGCGTATTCCGCCGGTGCGCGTTGCGGAACGTGAAGAAGAGACCGTTTCACCGAAGCTACAGAAAGTGGCGGCCCTGAGCGATGTGATCCTTTACGAAGATGACCACATTCTGGTGCTCAATAAACCGTCAGGAACGGCTGTCCATGGCGGTAGCGGTCTGAGCTTCGGCGTGATTGAAGGACTGCGAGCCCTGCGCCCGGAAGCGCGCTTCCTTGAACTGGTGCACCGTCTTGACCGTGATACCTCTGGCGTACTGCTGGTGGCGAAAAAGCGTTCTGCGCTGCGTTCTCTGCATGAACAGCTGCGTGAAAAAGGAATGCAGAAAGACTACCTGGCGCTGGTGCGCGGTCAGTGGCAGTCCCATGTAAAAGTGGTGCAGGCGCCGCTGCTGAAGAACATTCTGCAAAGCGGCGAACGTATTGTCCGCGTGAGCCAGGAAGGAAAACCGTCTGAGACGCGCTTTAAGGTTGAAGAGCGCTATGAGTTTGCCACGCTGGTGCGCTGCAGTCCGGTGACCGGTCGTACCCACCAGATCCGCGTGCATACGCAGTTTGCAGGGCACCCAATTGCCTTTGATGACCGCTATGGCGACCGCGAGTTTGATAAGCAGCTGGCGGGGACGGGACTGTCGCGTCTGTTCCTGCATGCGGCAGCGCTGAAGTTTACCCATCCTAATACAGGTGAAGTCATCCGTATTGAAGCGCCGCTAGATGAGCAGCTGAAACGCTGTCTTAAGGTTCTGCGCGGCTGAGTTTGCTTTCCTCCCTCTCCCTGTGGGAGAGGGCCGGGGTGAGGGAATCAGGCCGCAACGTTTCAGTCACATGGTCAGTGGATTACACTCTTCTCGTCTTAACATCTGACACAAAGCAATTAGCGGTAACCCCACCAGCGTGTTGGGATCGCGTCCGTCCAGCTTGTCGAACAGCGCAATCCCCAATCCTTCACTTTTAAAGCTCCCCGCACAGTTCAGCGGACGTTCCCGGCGCACATAATCCACGATCTCTTGCTCGCTGAGATGGCGGAAGTGTACGTCGAACGGCTCGCACTCCGTTTGCAGATGGCCGGTGGCGGAGTTATAGAGCGCCAGGCCGGTATAAAAGGTCACGATAGTGCCTCGCGCACGCAGAAGCTGCTGACAGGCGTTCTCCTCCGTATGGGGCTTGCCGGTGATTTCGCCGTCCAGCACGCAAACCTGGTCTGAGCCTATAATCAAATGTGCGGGGTAACGTGCGGCCAGCGACTGCGCTTTCTCCTTAGCAAGACGCATCACCAGATGACGCGGTGATTCGCCCGGCTGTGGCGTCTCATCGACCTCTGGCGCGGCGCATTCAAACGGGATCCCGAGCTTTTCCAGCAGCATTCGGCGGTAGGGCGATGTGGAAGCAAGGACGAGATTTGGCATATTTTTATCACCAGATATAGCGTATCGATGCCAGCCATTTTAAACTACAGGCCGCAATGTGTGCGAATAATTGGCAAAAGGCAGCTCTGGTTGCCTTTTTCTTTGACTCTATGACGTTACAAAGTTAATATGCGCGCCCTATGCAAAAGGTAAAATTACCCCTGACTCTTGATCCGGTTCGTACGGCTCAAAAACGCCTCGATTACGAAGGTATCTATACTTCCGATCAGGCTGAGCGTATTGCCGAATCCGTAGTCAGTGTGGACAGTGATGTAGAATGCTCCATGTCGTTCGCTATCGACAACCAGCGTCTCGCCGTTTTAACCGGTGATGCAAAGGTGACGGTAACGCTCGAATGTCAGCGTTGCGGGAAACCGTTTGTACAGCATGTTCACACAACGTATTGTTTCAGTCCGGTTCGTTCTGACGAACAGGCTGAAGCACTCCCGGAAGCGTATGAGCCGATTGAGGTTAACGAATTCGGTGAAATCGATCTTCTGGCTCTGGTTGAAGATGAAATCATCCTCACCTTGCCAGTGGTTCCGGTGCATGATTCTGAACACTGTGAAGTGTCCGAGGCGGACATGGTCTTTGGGGAACTGCCTGATGAAGCGCAAAAACCAAACCCATTTGCCGTATTAGCCAGCTTAAAGCGTAAGTAATTGAGGAGTAAGGTCCATGGCCGTACAACAGAATAAACCAACCCGTTCCAAACGTGGCATGCGTCGTTCCCATGACGCGCTGACTGCAGTTACCAGCCTGTCTGTAGACAAGACTTCTGGTGAGAAACACCTGCGTCACCACATCACCGCTGACGGTTTCTACCGCGGCCGCAAGGTTATCACTAAGTAATCACGCGCAAGCGTGATTAGGCTTAGTGAGGATTTCCCCGTGCAAACGGGGAATTTACCGAACCAGGCTGCGACGATACCTTGACACGTCTAACCCTGGCGTTAGATGTCATGGGGGGAGATTTTGGCCCTTCCGTGACAGTGCCTGCAGCATTGCAGGCACTGAATTCTAATTCGCAACTCACACTTCTTTTAGTCGGCAATCCCGACACAATCACGCCATTACTCGCAAAAGCTGACTTTGAACAACGTTCGCGTCTGCAGATTATTCCTGCGCAGTCAGTTATTGCCAGTGATGCCCGACCCTCGCAGGCCATTCGCAATAGTCGTGGCAGCTCTATGCGGATAGCGCTGGAGCTGGTGAAAGAAGGGCGAGCTCAGGCTTGCGTCAGCGCGGGGAATACCGGCGCGCTGATGGGGCTGTCGAAATTACTGCTCAAGCCTATTGAAGGTATTGAGCGTCCGGCGCTGGTAACGGTGTTACCGCATCAGCAGAAGGGCAAAACGGTGGTGCTCGATTTGGGCGCTAACGTCGACTGTGATAGTACTATGCTGGCTCAGTTTGCCGTGATGGGATCGGTGCTGGCAGAAGAAGTCGTCGGGATCAACACTCCCCGTGTTGCGTTACTGAACATTGGTGAAGAAGAGACCAAAGGCCTGGACAGCATTCGCGAAGCGGCTGAATTGCTCAAACAGGTTCCCTCCATCAACTATATTGGTTATCTCGAAGCCAATGAGTTGTTGACGGGTAAAACGGATGTTCTGGTGTGCGATGGCTTCACCGGAAACGTCACGTTGAAGACCATGGAAGGGGTCGTGCGCATGTTTCTTTCTCTGCTGAAATCTCAGGGAGAAGGCAAAAAAAGCGCCTGGTGGCTAATTTTATTGAAGCGTTGGTTACAAAAGAGCCTGACGCGGCGATTCAGTCACCTCAACCCCGACCAGTATAATGGCGCCTGTCTGTTAGGATTGCGCGGCATCGTGATTAAGAGTCATGGCGCCGCCAATCAGCGAGCATTTGCTGTCGCGATTGAACAGGCAGTGCAGGCGGTGCAGCGACAAGTCCCTCAGCGGATTGCCGCTCGCCTGGAATCTGTATTAGCTAAAAGTGACTGAGCGTACATGTATACGAAGATTTTAGGTACCGGCAGCTACCTGCCAAAACAAGTGCGTACCAACGCCGATCTGGAAAAAATGGTAGATACGTCTGACGAGTGGATTGTCACGCGCACAGGTATCCGTGAACGTCGTATTGCCGCGCCAGACGAAACTGTGTCGACCATGGGTTACGAAGCCGCACAGCGTGCAATCGAAATGGCCGGCATTGATAAAGAACAGATTGGTTTGATCGTGGTCGCCACCACGTCTGCCACGCATGCTTTCCCAAGCGCGGCGTGCCAGGTGCAAAACATGCTCGGCATTAAAGGCTGTCCGGCGTTTGACGTCGCTGCCGCGTGCGCAGGCTTCACCTATGCGCTGAGCGTTGCCGACCAGTACGTGAAATCCGGTGCCGTTAAATATGCGCTGGTGATCGGTGCTGACGTGCTGGCGCGCACCTGCGATCCAACCGATCGCGGAACGATCATTATTTTTGGTGATGGTGCGGGCGCGGTACTGCTGGGGCAGTCCGAAGAGCCGGGTATCATCTCTACGCATCTGCATGCTGATGGCAGCTACGGCGAACTGTTGACCCTGCCTAACGCCGATCGCGTTAATCCGGACAATTCGATTTACCTGACCATGGCAGGGAACGAGGTGTTCAAGGTGGCGGT encodes the following:
- the flgL gene encoding flagellar hook-associated protein FlgL; its protein translation is MRISTQMMYEQNMRGITDSQSRWLSYGEQMSTGKRVNRPSDDPIAASQAIVLSQSQSQNSQFALARTFATQKVSLEDNVLSQVNTAISSVREKLVYASNGTLSDDDRLSLATDIQGIRDQLMNLANTTDGNGRFIFAGYKTESAPFDAATGDYNGGAEAITQQVDTARNMTISHTGQQIFESITSNAEQLPGGGYGQTNMFKILDSAIASLKTPIENDPAAATAQSQVIANAQIGIKNSQNNILTVVADVGTKMNELEKFDTLGDDRALGQTKQMSDLVDVDWNEAISSYTMQQAALQASYKAFSDMQGMSLFQLNK
- a CDS encoding MFS transporter; its protein translation is MNTTTAAHAVSRWVILMLAIGAGFSVASIYYAQPLLPLMGADLHLSIEGMGLVPTLTQAGYALGILFLLPLGDRHDRRTLILIKSAALALFLLGCSLTGQIHSLLLASLLIGMAATMAQDIVPAAAILAPEGKQGKTVGTVMTGLLMGILLSRTVSGVVGEAFGWRVMYQLAAASIAFIGVMMWFVLPRFAIHSTLSYPALMRSMEHLWRRYPALRRAALAQGFLSVAFSAFWSTLAVMLLERYHLGSAVAGGFGIAGAAGALAAPLAGGLADKLGAGKVTQLGAVLVTVSFALMFLMPALGVHGQLILIAISAVGFDLGLQSSLVAHQNLVYSLEPQARGRLNALLFTVVFIGMALGSALGSNIYSLAGWTGVVALATVCGVIALAIRLIESARVASAPAEIA
- a CDS encoding LysR family transcriptional regulator, translating into MRTFVRIVEAGSLSAAARQLATTQATVSRRLQSLETMLGVRLILRTTHTTRLTDDGERCYQHARRVIDSWLALEDEVGQTEDEPVGVLRVRAPHAFGQDQLLKPVTEFLQRYPQLSIEWMLNDRSADFLGDNLDCAIRVGVEVDPATVSVLLAEVPRSVVASPALLARFPTVNTPEDLQQFPWIAISSFYQRHVELFHDASPATARIAITPRLSTDSLYVARNTALTGLGVAVVSSWTVQDDIREGRLVHLLPDWQPSALPVHLVYPWSRYYPARLRRFLELMRQVMPEVTGMRKPVQQP
- the rne gene encoding ribonuclease E translates to MKRMLINATQQEELRVALVDGQRLYDLDIESPGHEQKKANIYKGKITRIEPSLEAAFVDYGAERHGFLPLKEIAREYFPANYNAHGRPNIKDVLREGQEVIVQIDKEERGNKGAALTTFISLAGSYLVLMPNNPRAGGISRRIEGDDRTELKEALASLELPDGMGLIVRTAGVGKSAEALQWDLSFRLKHWEAIQKAAESRPAPFLIHQESNVIVRAFRDYLRQDIGEILIDNPKVLELARQHIAALGRPDFTSKIKLYTGEIPLFSHYQIESQIESAFQREVRLPSGGSIVIDTTEALTAIDINSARATRGGDIEETAYNTNLEAADEIARQLRLRDLGGLIVIDFIDMTPVRHQRAVENRLREAVRQDRARIQISHISRFGLLEMSRQRLSPSLGESSHHVCPRCSGTGTVRDNESLSLSILRLIEEEALKENTKEVHAIVPVPVASYLLNEKRAAVSAIEARQGGVRCIIVPNDQMQTPHYHVLRVRKGEETTTLSYLLPKLHEEEMALPSDEEPAERKLPEQPALATFIMPEAPPEAALEKPAAKPEAQKPEAAAAKAQPAQPGLLSRFFGALKKMFAEEEVQPEQPKEEPKAAKPERQQDRRKRQNNRRDRNDRSDRNDRNDRNDRNDRSERRDNRDNRSENNEGREQREDNRRNRREKQQPNVEDREIRQQAGDESEKSKQRDDQQPRRERSRRRNDEKRQAQQEVKNLNREEPVEQQDGEQEERTQVMPRRKQRQLSQKVRFASEATEESGAIAVETSEIATGTQLAKVDLPAVVENNVEQDDNGENRDNAGMPRRSRRSPRHLRVSGQRRRRYRDERYPTQSPMPLTIACASPEMASGKVWIRYPVARPEQVVEEQPVTEEVIAPAAAVEAVATEAATVVEPQVVEAEAPHAVEVETTHPEVIAAPVDAAPQLIAEEDAVVAEEVAEEAEPVAAVEDTAETLVETTAEEVVQDVEIQVEPVVEEAKAPEVKPEPVVSAPAAAHVATAPMTRAPAPDYVPEAPRHSDWVRPAFSFDGKGAAGGHSATHQATAPATRPQSVE
- the rluC gene encoding 23S rRNA pseudouridine(955/2504/2580) synthase RluC yields the protein MKTETPAVKMVAIAEDDAGQRIDNFLRTQLKGVPKSMIYRILRKGEVRVNKKRVKPEYKLEAGDEVRIPPVRVAEREEETVSPKLQKVAALSDVILYEDDHILVLNKPSGTAVHGGSGLSFGVIEGLRALRPEARFLELVHRLDRDTSGVLLVAKKRSALRSLHEQLREKGMQKDYLALVRGQWQSHVKVVQAPLLKNILQSGERIVRVSQEGKPSETRFKVEERYEFATLVRCSPVTGRTHQIRVHTQFAGHPIAFDDRYGDREFDKQLAGTGLSRLFLHAAALKFTHPNTGEVIRIEAPLDEQLKRCLKVLRG
- a CDS encoding Maf family protein translates to MPNLVLASTSPYRRMLLEKLGIPFECAAPEVDETPQPGESPRHLVMRLAKEKAQSLAARYPAHLIIGSDQVCVLDGEITGKPHTEENACQQLLRARGTIVTFYTGLALYNSATGHLQTECEPFDVHFRHLSEQEIVDYVRRERPLNCAGSFKSEGLGIALFDKLDGRDPNTLVGLPLIALCQMLRREECNPLTM
- the yceD gene encoding 23S rRNA accumulation protein YceD codes for the protein MQKVKLPLTLDPVRTAQKRLDYEGIYTSDQAERIAESVVSVDSDVECSMSFAIDNQRLAVLTGDAKVTVTLECQRCGKPFVQHVHTTYCFSPVRSDEQAEALPEAYEPIEVNEFGEIDLLALVEDEIILTLPVVPVHDSEHCEVSEADMVFGELPDEAQKPNPFAVLASLKRK
- the rpmF gene encoding 50S ribosomal protein L32 → MAVQQNKPTRSKRGMRRSHDALTAVTSLSVDKTSGEKHLRHHITADGFYRGRKVITK
- the plsX gene encoding phosphate acyltransferase PlsX translates to MTRLTLALDVMGGDFGPSVTVPAALQALNSNSQLTLLLVGNPDTITPLLAKADFEQRSRLQIIPAQSVIASDARPSQAIRNSRGSSMRIALELVKEGRAQACVSAGNTGALMGLSKLLLKPIEGIERPALVTVLPHQQKGKTVVLDLGANVDCDSTMLAQFAVMGSVLAEEVVGINTPRVALLNIGEEETKGLDSIREAAELLKQVPSINYIGYLEANELLTGKTDVLVCDGFTGNVTLKTMEGVVRMFLSLLKSQGEGKKSAWWLILLKRWLQKSLTRRFSHLNPDQYNGACLLGLRGIVIKSHGAANQRAFAVAIEQAVQAVQRQVPQRIAARLESVLAKSD
- a CDS encoding beta-ketoacyl-ACP synthase III — its product is MYTKILGTGSYLPKQVRTNADLEKMVDTSDEWIVTRTGIRERRIAAPDETVSTMGYEAAQRAIEMAGIDKEQIGLIVVATTSATHAFPSAACQVQNMLGIKGCPAFDVAAACAGFTYALSVADQYVKSGAVKYALVIGADVLARTCDPTDRGTIIIFGDGAGAVLLGQSEEPGIISTHLHADGSYGELLTLPNADRVNPDNSIYLTMAGNEVFKVAVTELAHIVDETLEANNLERSALDWLVPHQANLRIISATAKKLGMSMDNVVVTLDRHGNTSAASVPCAFDEAVRDGRIKRGQLVLLEAFGGGFTWGSALVRF